Genomic window (Canis lupus dingo isolate Sandy chromosome 6, ASM325472v2, whole genome shotgun sequence):
TGATAAATGCATGACTCTTGGGGCTGTGTCGGTCTCCTCAGTTTGGTTGGAGGGCAGACTTCCTCACTTTTGGGAAAGAAAGCTGTACCTCGTTGAGAAGAAAGACAGGGGTGCCTAGCCACTGCAGTGGAACATAAGTGCATTTAGAAGTGTGCATATTGAAGATGGGTAGtcaagggggtgggtgggagtcTGTACCAATCATCTACCCACTGCCTCTCAGCTCTAAATTCACCTTTGACTggcctggaaaaacaaaacaaaaacaaaaacaaaaccaaaacagatcTGGACCCTttacatatttttccctttgccaGCTGACACTGAAGCTTTGTCGGCAGAGGATGCAGGAGACACCACCACAAGACAGACTGTGTCTCCCAGGTCCGGATGCTCTCTCTTGCAGCATGGGCAGCTGACCCAGCTGCAGGCCCTTGCCGGGCTCACCCTTCCCCCCAGCAGCTGCCTTGGCAGTTTTGTAGCAGAGCACAAGTGAGACACCTTCCCAAAAGATCTATCTCCTGCAGTTCCATGGGGTGGCATCACAGTGACGTCTCTGCCATGCGATAAGCAGAGGGCCAGGTCCAGGAGTTGGGATCTCAGTCCTGGCATCATATGCTCTCCTCCATGGATACActatctctgttctttttttttcttttttttctttttaaaaaaattttttaaaaaaaatttatttatgatagtcatacagagagagagagagagagagagagagagagagaggcagagacataggcagagggagaagcaggctccatgcaccgggagcctgacgtgggattcgatcccgggtctccaggatcgcacccagggccaaaggcaggcgccaaaccgctgcgccacccagggatcgctcTCTGTTCTAAGTTTAGGGATTTCTCCTTACCTCTGCTACTCTTCTTTAGTGGTCTCCTTACCTCTCACTAGCCAAACCCTTATACactaataattctttatatttatatcaaacCTGTCCTGTTCAAATCACTGTGTAGTCCATTCTCCTGCCTGGACTCAAACTGACAGGATAACTCTACCACCTATGAAGCAACCGGCAAGAAAGCTGGAAATCAGCTTTTATCACATGCTCTCCCCCATCTCTACAATGAACTGGTTCAGATTGGTTATCAATTTTTGTTGATTCTAATTCCTTCATCTCCACTGAATTAAGAATCTTCTCATCTACTGTGATTTAGTTTAGAGCTCTGAAATATTCACTGGCTACTACAACAAATCTAGAACCACTTTTGGTATCTATCTTTTTGTCAGTCCTCTGCTGCCAATCTTTTCTGTTCTAAGATCTTTTCAACCTATAGccatagtttttttaaaaaacataaatcccACTCATGTCATTCTCctgattaaaattatttaatcccttgggatccctgggtggcgcagcggtttggcgcctgcctttggcccggggcacgatcctggagacccaggatcgaatcccacgtcgggctcccggtgcatggagcctgcttctccctctgcctgtgtctctgcctctctgtctctctctgtgtgactatcatgaataaataaaatctttaaaaaaaaaataaataaataaaaaaaataaaattatttaatcccCTACTTTGATAATGAAATTCAAACCCCCGCTCCTcatgatttagcacctgcctcgtTTTCTATTACCTTCCACTAGTCAAACCTTCTCTCatcaccacaccacaccacaacCAATTTCTTCTACTGCATGGAACAACTTCCATTTCTCTGGCATGGTTCAGGCTGTCTTTGTCGTAAAATCTGGGCCTTTGCATCTGCTGCTTCCTAAATTACTAAGCCTCTATCACTCAACCTGGATAACTCGTTCTTGACAGGATGAGATCTGAGGTAGCCACAGACTAAAATCACCATGACCTTAGTTAGATGTGCACAGTGATTTGTACTTAGAAGGCAGTATGTGGCACTCAAACCATAGCACCCTAGTGTATGCTGAGATAGAACACTGTGATAGGAACCCAGGTCTCCCCTTGCCTGGTCCAGGTCAGTGCTCACTTAGAAGGATCACATCACCGATATATTTGTCCATCAATGATGGATACACACCCAAACTGATTTAACTTTTTCTTACCTCCGGAAAGATCCATCTTATTGCTCTGTACATTTTCTTCGGGTGAGTCTCTCTGAAGCAAGAAAACACATTGTGTTAGCGGGCCTTGacttattaatgaaaataaaaatgaaaaattttactttatatttcagtatttgtcaaaaatcaaatggACCGCAAAACTCTTTCCACTGcctaataagaaaattttaaaaataagatatgtgATCAATGTTTTTAGCTAAAAGTGTAAAAAGACAGAAAGCTTCATGGCCAATTTTACTCTAACCTCCAGCATATACATAAAGACTCAAAGATAAtttgttaagaaaacaaaaaactgaagttAGGGTAAATTTACAGACCATCACTCAAAGAAGGGCTGCTATAAAAATACACTTACCGAAAAACTGATATTTGAAAACTGTTTAACGAATGGATTTATCCATGCTTCTTCTTGTTTGTTTCCACCTTTCATGGTTCCCTTTGCAAAACAAAAGAGTAGAAAGCTGCCATGGCCACCTCTATTGATCTAGGTACAGTGATGGATTAATAAAACTTCAAGACAATTCCCAATTCTCATATTTAGCCAATTAATTTCTCCTCCAACCAATTTTAGCAGAGTTGTTAACAATTACAAAtcaacttatttaattttcaactttCTTTGCTCCAGTCCTCTGGTATGGCTGTAACGTACAGAGAAATCTCTAACAGCAAGCAGTCAGAAGGAAAAGACGGAAGCAAAGGGCCTTGATgatccacaaaaagaaaaaaaaaggtcctcACAATAACAGAGAACTGCTCATCACAATTTCCAGTTTACAACTGGACTATGTTCTAAGAGCTTAATTATAACCTCGATTTGTGGCATTCTCATAACACACCAAAGTAAAAGTACTCGTTAGGTTCCTCAGGTTAGTCCAAAGAAACCGACATAACCCACGATTTAATTACGCTATGCGCACTGtactgaaaaactataaaaaaaaaaaaacaaaccaaaactattttaaaatttcaatttgtgTCACTGAGAACACAGTACTCCAATGGCAGCTGAGCTGggggttccccccacccccctccaccttGGTGCCAGTGCCGTAGTTGGCTAGGCACAGGCAGTACAGAAACGCCTTTGAGGCACACTCTCAAGGAACCACGAGCCTGGCTGTCGGGGAGGCTGGATGCCACAGGGACCAAGGTCTCCAATGAATATGAAGACCACGGGGCTGTTCTTGGTCTGACCTTAATTCCCCTTTCCCGTTGCTACCGCCTGTTCCTTCCGACTGTGGGACAGAACACAGTTTCATGATCCCCCCCAAGTGCAGGTCTCTGAAGCAAGCACCTAACCCTTGCCAAGGTTTCTGAAGTCCTCCTTgattcctctgcctccccctgccctcttGCCTAACTGGCTGCCAAAGCCTCTGTCCCTCTGATTTCGAAATGCCTCTCTACTCAGTCTCTTGCACTACACATCCACTTTGGTTTCCCAGTTCAAGCCCTCACTTCTCACCCGAATGAGTGCAGAAGCTTCCTGACTGAGACTCCCCCAACTCTGGTCTCTCCTCTGTGCCAATTATCTTTCATACCATCACTGGTTagctttctttaaagaaagtagtttttaaaagccCAAGGTCATGTTGCCTTCTATGCAATTTCATTGGCTCCATATCTTAGAATAAAGTTCAAATTCTTTGGCATGGTATTGAAAATACTTTACAATCTAGCCTTAATTTAACTATAGAGCCAGATCTCCTATCACCTCTTTCAGAAATTCTCCACTTTAGTATGTCAGGCTACTCTTTTCCTTAGCATATCCCACCCGCAGGCATCTTCCAAACTCAAGTGGCCACTCCTTAGCGCTCTCCTACTGTCCCATACTAGACTCTGAGTTCCTCGAAGGTGCAGCTCATTTCTTAGTGTTTCTGAACCCCCAGCACcaagcacagtacctggcacacagcagaagctaaataaatgtttgcagttgctttctaaaagatttttactagcagaaacaaaggagaaagagtaAAAAGGCTACAcaccctttcccttctcctttttttgcCACTCAGACCCTGTAAGGAAAGACAAAGTCACAAAACAGCATGGTCCAGTGGGAAGAACACAGGGTTTGGAATTAGAAGACCTAAAATTAAGTCCTTGCTCTGTCAACTAGTTATGCATCTTTGGGCAAGTCACCACCTTTGACAGTCTCAAATTCCTCATCGGTATTCTACCTCAGAAGGTCATGAGGATCAAATGGCTTATGTAAAATATGGGAAAGCATTTCATAAGCTATATGCAGTGGCAATAGGCAAATTCAGCCAAATGcaacatctttttaaatgaaaatggcaGGTCCTAGACTGAGAATCCCAGGATTAAAAGGGAGGGACCCTGGTGGCCAACTAATGTAACTACTGGATATTTGACCTCTAAGATCCcgggggctgggggtaggggggtagGGGCGGTGGGTTGGTGGCGCACACCAGTTTTCAAATAGAGTGAGGCGGAGAGAACCACCTGAGGGTCTGGgcacatattttgaaaatggtCCCCAAGAGAATCTGGCACCAGCATCCAACACCACCTCTTAAGAGACAGTGCTCtacatcagtggttctcagctctAGCTCTGCATCAGAGACATATGGGGTCCAATTTCCAAAACTACAGGAGGCCTGGGATATAGTAAGCTGTACCTGTAACAAATGCCATAGGACTCTGATGTACTCAACAGGTTTGGGAATAAGATTTGTCCACATATCAGAGGAAAATCAAATGGCTCATTCCTAGGGATTTTTGTCACAGGACCTTTAGGGCTAGGGGAAGGGATACAGATGGGGGATGAAAAAGGAAGCCACCGATTCTGGGTAaaggggagggctggggactGCGGGTGAAGCGGAACTGGGAGTCAACATGGAGATTTGCCCTTCTCTTCACCCCCACCGCTGCAAGCCCACCTTGGGGTGAGGGGCTGTCCCAGGCAGCactggtggagggagaggaggagagaaatccCAAGCTGTAGCAGTGGGGAGAAAGGAAGTTCCTGCAGTCTTATGGCTTTCTAGGTGGCTGCCCATACAAAAGGCTATACCTAAATTGGGGACTGCCTGGCCTGTACTCATTGCCATAAATGGGCAGGAAGAACATAAATTTCCTGAGGGTAAACTACCTTTGGAATTGAAAATTTCAAGGGCTTTGCCCTTGAAATGTTTACCTTCGAtgacattttctttgtatatgGAGGCCAATTTAAAGATGAGTTAAGCTCTTGAGATGAATTACTATTCCACATTCCAATCTCTacatcctcttcctcttcccagccAGTGGGGCGATTTCCAGGCAATGGCATATCATCACCACACCAGCCATCTTGCATAGATTTTGGCCCTGATTGTGATTTGTGATACAAAGAGAAACATGATTTAATCAAACAATTCTTTCTGGAGAACAAGCACTCATTATGGGGGTGGGGAATCTAGGAAAAACCCcacttttatttcccttcacaAATCTACATGGTAGGAATCTATGTTTTATACTTGAAGTTTCCActaagcaagatttttttttttttaaagtaatctctacacccaacatggaccctgaactcatgaccctgagagagCAAGAGTCTTACGCTCTACACCACCTGAGTGAAtcaggtatgcctgggtggctcagtcagttaagtgtccaacttttgatctcggatcaggtcttttttttttttttttttttttttaatttatttatgacagtcacacagagagaaagagagaggcagagacacaggcagagggagaagcaggctccatgcaccgggagcccgacgtgggattcgatcccgggtctccaggatcgcgccctgggccaaaggcaggcgccaaaccgccgcgccacccagggatccctcggatcaggtcttgatctcagggtcttgatcaagcctcccactgggctccctgctgggtgtggagattactttacaaaaaaaaaaaaaaaggaaggaaggaaggaaaggaaaaaggaaaaaggaaaaaggaaaggaaaaaaagtatctcCCGTTCTTTTTACAAACAGACCATTCCTAAACATGGCCTTCTTGTTCAAACTCAACAATCTGTATGGCAACACACAGGGCAGAAAGGATCGAGGAAATTTCAAAGAattcattttgatatatattttcaaagagaatGGCCAGAAAGTATTGCAAGTTATGAGCAGAAAGCATCTCAACTGGATACTCAGCTTTTGGAATTCCTATGGGGACCCCACATACAACTTATGGGATAGTAATGATGTTCATCTGAATGTTGAATCAGGTCTTTCCTGaactttgttgattttctgtataaTATTCAGGGAGTAATCTGGAACTGAGCCAGTTTGGATATGCATCCACATTACTCTATAACCTGTCTCTAATGCTGGATAACATGAAAGTTGCTTGATTAGGTAATCTGATTTGGTAAAAGAGAACTTCGATTTGGTGAAGTAAATGCAAATCCTTATAGTTAACAGTTCTAAGGAAAGACAAGAACATCCAGAAAGCTAAAAAGAGCAAATCAAATtacaaattcaaagaaacaaacagtaaaaTCACATAGTAGGATACACAGATACATTTATCAATGATACAAACATTATCTGATTATTTAATTGTAGTCAACAAGAGATCACCACTGTGACAAAAGAGCCACCAGGAATTATCAATAACTTACCAGATTTGCTTAATGCTTGAGGACCAACAGAGCTGGAGCCCCACGTGGATGTGTTGGATGCTGCAGCAATGGGCTCCCCCCAGCTGGGACCACTGTCTATGGGTTTACCCCATGCTGAAGTACCATTATCCACAGTTGTGGCTGGAGTAGAAGGCTCCCCCCAGGGCTCACCCCAGCCTTTAGAAAGTGTGGGAAAAGAAGTCATCAGCACAAGGTAGGGTGGTGCAGGGCAATAAGGAGTACTCAGGGAACAAAAGATGAAGATGTTCATATTCACAGACTGAATAATGATGCTGCAATGGGCATGGGCAAAGACAATGGCTTCTGTTTTATGCAAAGAAGACAAATCATTTCCCATCATCATAATTTAACTACCggtgtgaaatttttttttttccatcacctatttcataaTTGCCCTCTGGGTGTAGAGCGGACTTTTTTTTGAATGACCTTAATTATGGCAAGTTATCCTcctttgaaaatgaatttaattccTGGAAAAGTCAAGTCAATCTGAGGCAAACCTAGTAAATCCAAGCAGGTAATCAAGTTGGGTAATAGTGTACATAAACGATTTTTACCATAAGTGCAACCTTTCAACATCACTATTCTGGggcaaaaaaaattaactacaatACCAACAATAGGTAGACATCCTACTTTTATACACGCTGGACAACACTTCTTAAAAATCCAGAGGTATCAGGTTGTCTAATGTAAAGCCATAAACAACATTCAAAAGAACTCAAACAGCCTTTTCCTTAGATGAATACCTCTTTCTTCTATGAATTAAATCCAAATACCATAAACTATCCTGGGGGGAAAAGAATTAGACGCTGAAAGGTTAGCTCATGAAAACATTCCTATCCCTCCAACGGGACTGCTTATTATTCCATTACCAAAGACAATGCATTCCAATGACACTTAATGAAAATGTCGTTGTCAAGATAATCTGCAGAGATAGGAATTAGCTCCTTGTTATGAGAGTGGGAATATGTGGGAATACACCAGAAAGGTATTATCAAATGTTTTGagcacacaaacatacacactgTATAACTAATAGACTTGGATTTCATGCCTACTTAAATAAATCCCTTCCAAGGCCAAATATAGCACAGGGTATTTAGAGAATATTGTACTTggatgcttgttttctttctggggATTCTGTaatcaaataacaaaacaaagtaagTAACGACTTGACTCAGAAGAACTGAGAAGTGTACAGCATCCCCAACAGATACCACTTTCCCAACTCTACCTTCTGCTGTCTTCCTAGCAGAGAACGGAGTGTGGGAGATTCACAACCAACATGGCCACAGACAGAGCTCGGTTCCTGATGTTAAACACCTTGCCCATTCTTTTATTCACTAGAAGCTCCTCCTGGgttggagggaggggggaaagccCTTTGTGCGCATATGCAAATACTGTTAAATCTTACAGCACCCGGTACATTGAAAGGAGGCTTACAATACTGTGAAACATTTTGTAACACCATCAGACTCCATTAAATGAAAACTTACCAGAGCCACTGCCTGCCTCTTTGTTTGAGATGGCACTTGCAGATGGTAGCAACTGGTGTACCTGTGCTTGCTGGTCTGAACGGCTGCTGCCATTTGGGACATTTTTGTTCCACATGTTCACATTTTTGTAGTTGTATTTGCTCGGATCTCCCCAAGCTGAAGTTCCGTCATCGATCTCCATTTTGCGACGTATGGATTCTGGGGATGGTTCCTCCCAGCCTGTGGGCTCTTCTTCTTTTGTTGGGGCTGGTATAGGTCCTCCCAGCCAGCCTGTACCAGGAGGTTTGCCTGTTGCTGGTGGGATTCCCCAAGACCCGACAATGTCTTGTTGCTTGTTCCAGTCTGGAGAAGTGACTGGCTTTGACGAATCTCCCCAACCTAGAGACTGATTAGACTTTGGAGGATCTCCCCATCCCTGGGAAGGATTAGGTTTAGAAGATTCATCCCATCCTGACGAATTATTTGGATTTATGTTATTTCCCCAAGTAAAAGAACTAGTTTTACCAAGTTCATTCCAACCAGAAACAGACCTGTCACTGTCACTACCTCCTGAGCTAGATTTCTTATTAGCCTCACCCCAATGGTTACTCCTTGACGTTTCTCCCCAGTTATCACTGGCAGAAACGGACCACCCTTGGTTTGATTTCTGTCCATCACCCCATCCCTGTTTGCTCTTTTGCGAATCATTCCATGCGGACTTCTCTTCTTTGCTGTTCCCCCACTGATTGCTCTTGACCATTCCTGTAGCAGCAGCATCATCTTCCCATCCCCCCTGGCAGCTTGAGCCTTTGGAATCTCCCCACCTCAGAGCAGGTTTGGGATCTCCCCACCCCGATACAGATGAGGTATCATTACTAGTAGGGCTAGTCTTATCTGTACATGCCCCTGAGTTAAAAGTCTGTGTTGCAGAGCTTCCCCAGGCCTCTGTCCCATTGTCagtctttctttcccctctagGTGATGTTTCCGTATCCCAGGCAGTATTCTGCTTAATAGGAGTCTGTCCCCAACCAGAGTTGGAGAGGACACGTGGATCCAAGTCAGTTCTGTTTACGATGCTTTGGAGTAATGTGTGCTGATCAATTTTTCTCCGATCTCTACTCTGATTTTCCCCAGTGGCTTTCTCCTCGAGGCGTCCAGTGCTTTCTGTACTACCTTCACTCTCCACTGTACCTCCTGTTTTGGCCCACACACTGTTCTGCTCAGTTGTCTGAGATGCGGCAGAAGCCTGATCCTCTTCCTCAGTAGATTTCCATCCATTTGTAAACTTCTTACCATTGCCATTTGCACTGTCATTGGAATGCTGATTGCTAGGCAGTTTGCTCCACTCCACGCTGGGTATATTAGTGCCAGTGTTTTGTGCAGGAGTTCCCCATCCTCGTCGACTTCCTCCAGAATTTGCGCCATTTCCACTTCCCCACGATGCATTCTGGGAATTCGTTGCCCCAGACTCCCACACACCTCCTCCTTTATTTGTGTTCACTTGAAAGTTAGTGCCCATAGGCCCATTTATGCCAGGCTGCATTAGAGTTGCATTCACAGTGTCACCATTAGCTTGGCCGTTAGGGCTCGAACATTTGTCTCCAGAGTAATTAGAACCATAGGCACCCCACGTAGTACCGTAAGAGCCTCCACTTTTTGGCTCTCCATTGCTAAGATGAGAAAGGGAAGTGCCATTCATAACCGATGGAGCCTGTATCTGAGGATGATTCATTGTGCTCACACGCCAGGCCCCTGTATTACTAGGCAGTTCGTTATTCTGTACTGAACCGGAGTTTGGTAAACTAGAGGTCATAAAGTTAGTAGTGTTATTTGGTCCAGTCATCTCAGTGGTAATATTCTGAGGTTGACCACTGAATGAAACCTTCTGTGTACCACTTACTTCAGATTCACAAGTTTCCTGAAGGCTTCCCCAGGTACCATGGGTGGAAGAACCACCCACTTTAGAGTTAATACTCTGATTGTTAGGCATCTGGCCTATGGTACTACACTGAATATTGATGCCAGAACTACCGCTCCCTACAGGCCCTTTGAGGGCAAGTCCGTTGTTGTCTAATACTGGCCAGGCACCATGGTTGCTAGCTGAATTCAAAGTGCTTGGATTTAACCCTCCATTTGATGAAGAACTTACAGTGCCCCAAGCATTCATTCTATTGTTGCTACTTTCTGATTTGCTTTCAGGAgcatccacagagacctgacatgTGCTTATTATGGCTCCATGGGAAAAACCCCATGGCCCAGGACTACTTCCATGGCCCACATTATTGCTGCTGCTACCAACCACAAACTTGTTTTGGGAACCAAGTCCAGTGCTATTCCGAAGGCCATCTTTTTCACCACCTGTGCTCCCTGAAGCCATGATAGTGATGTTTCTCTCTGATTCAGAACTGGAGGCAGAATCAGCATCCATACATTCTGAAGCCAACTCTGGATCACTGCCAGGGACTGAGGGCCATGCTTCTGTCTCAGGGGAGTCGTTTACAACAGCATTCTTACAATTTGTGCTAGAGTCACTCGGAGAAGACACAGGTCCCCGCTGTGAATTTTCATAATGGGATCCTGAAGTACTGTGGTTTATATctagaataaaggagaaatacaaaaaCTATTAAGTGCTTGGAAAGATGAGAAATGTTATAAACATATGTGGTTCCTCGACATTAACAAAATTTGATACTTGGCAGTATGGTTACAAAAGCACGGATTATATCCCAGCTACCAACTTTCCTTATCTAGTCATTAATTCCACACAGGCAGGGTATTTTGCGTTTTATTCACTGATGTTATCCTATGAGCCTAGGGCAGTACCTGGAACACAAGAGTCCCTCTCATTAGAGATCTGCTGCTGAATGAACAAACTATTACTTATCAGCAAGTAGAAGAATTTTAGTGTCAGGAAGAACTAGGTTGTAGTAATGTATTAGGATAATGAAGCAACCCAGGCCTAGAGGCCTGAcgtggaaaaaaaaagggggggctggGAAGGAGATGGGTAAGGACAAAGGAGCAGGACAAACTTGACTAAATGTATTAGAAACATATGAGAAAtcctttcctgtctttcctttcttaGAGGAGCTTTTTCACACAACGGTTTTGGGTATTAGAAcaagtttataaaaattacaaagcctttctttcccattttatttccatttcattagtGTTTATGTTCAACCTGAAATACTGCATGCaagtacaaatatttttagttgCATTCTccttcataaaaatttaatttacctTCATAGCCATATTTTTTAGGAGATCACAGAAttatgatgattaaaaaaatcaagtgctGACACTGAACATCATTAATGATCAGTCATAGAATCCTATAATCTTGGACTCACCGCTATACATTATCATCTAGTTATCTTCCTGCAGGTAGAGGGCAGGCAGTTCTCATGCTTCTAATACTTCCCCAGATTCATTCCTCTCATTCGGTTTAAGGATCTGGTAGTTAAAAGTTCCTCAGGGATATTAACCTGCATAAGATGTCTGCATTTAGACTGTCTTTAGGGGGTTGCTTATGTTGTAGTTTTCAACTAGAGTAGTACTCAGAATCCTACGTAGTGCTTTTAAATAACATACATGTTCAAATCACATCCTCACATCCCAGACCTAATAAACCAACTGCTAGGAGTTGCAAGCCTAGAAAACAAATGTAACTCACTACCAATGTACTGCAAATATAGAAAATCAGGTTCATCTTCCATCATTTCTCTCAAAGCACAATCATCAAGCATTAAAAAACTAGGAGTtagaaagaagagcagaaaaaagaCTAAAGAGAGACTAAAGGCGTATACATAATTCACCAATTACATGAATCTTAAAGTTCCATAACAAACTCTTATCTCCACTCCCAGTTgggaatcatttttttaagctgTCAAATGAAGTTTTTCATCATCTTTCAGTGCCCATGAGAAGCATTTTCCTCATGAAACACAGGATATCGAACAGTTTGTCTCATGGGGTAAAAACAAACCAATATATCAACACCGGCACCAGCAGTATCATCAATCAGGACCACGGATCATgtgttttctctgcatttttgtcACTGACTCCTTGAAACAACCCTAAAGCACCGGATACTACCTTTACTTTGTAGctgggaaaataaatgaaggcCCAGAGGCTAAGTTACAGAAAATCAGGTGAGGAAAGCAGGATTCAGCATTGAGTAATAAAGCAAGGTGGCTAAGTACATTGCTGAAACTCCACAGACACCAAGACTCAAGTCTGGGCTCTCTGCAGCAGTTGTATGACCAAATTTGCACAACAGGGAGACAGACAGTACCTCTTTACCCAGCTGTTAACTATACTGTCCTATGTGAAGTATTTAGTTCAGTGCCAGCTTCAAAGAAATGCTCCACCAGTGGCAGTTTGGTATAGTGATTAAGAGCACAACTTTGTAGTCAGACTGCTTGGGCTTAAAAGCTGCTCTGTCATTTCCTAGTTATATGATCACAGGCAAGATCCTCAATCTTTCTgtatcttagtttcctcatctgtaaagtgagaacAGTAATTGCACCTGTCTCAAACAGAATACTAACTCCTGGATCATTCCCCCACAGATGCCTAttcccaaaggagaaaaaaaattctgcttttttacTGGTTTTCTTCGTCTCAGTAAGTTTCCTAAAACCTAAGATTTATCCTTGCTTGCTTACTGTGCATGGCAAATCCCAACCACCACCGAACCCCAAATCCATCCACTTTTCTCCAGATCTAACAACCaagccaccatcaccatcatcagcaCCTCAAAGACGTCGAGTAAAAGTACTTGTTGcccattatttgttttttcacatGCATGTGTGTTTCTTGCCACTTCCACAGAGCAAGCGTAAGAAAGGAAGATTGAGAATGTTCGACAAAACCGCCTAGGCTGAACACAAAAGGACAGACCTGGAATTTAACAGTGCAGCAGCAGAAGCATTCCCATACTGACAGGAAAAGGCAAGGTACTTGGCATCAACACTAATGCTCAGCCTTGCGCTGGGACTACTGACCAATGAAAGAGGACCCAGAAATAAAGGGTAAAGATagtggaaaagaaacaaaagaagctaACATGTATGAAGCAATAGTTTTCCTATATACCAGAAGTAGTTGACAAGAAAATGTAATTGAGAAAAGAACCTAACTCTAACAGCCACAAAAATCACAAAGCAACTTAGAATACGGctaacagaaatatttaaagttatatGTGATTACGTTTTATTGCAGGCCACAGAAGACAACTTGATTAAGTACAGATACTTGTTCCTGAACAGGAAGACAGaataatattctttcttaaagTGTAATTCAATTATAAGAAATTACTAACAGGAGTCTGTAGCATGgataaagtgatttaa
Coding sequences:
- the TNRC6A gene encoding trinucleotide repeat-containing gene 6A protein isoform X15; protein product: MRELEAKATKDVERTLSRDLVQEEEQLMEEKKKKKDDKKKKEAAQKKATEQKIKDINHSTSGSHYENSQRGPVSSPSDSSTNCKNAVVNDSPETEAWPSVPGSDPELASECMDADSASSSESERNITIMASGSTGGEKDGLRNSTGLGSQNKFVVGSSSNNVGHGSSPGPWGFSHGAIISTCQVSVDAPESKSESSNNRMNAWGTVSSSSNGGLNPSTLNSASNHGAWPVLDNNGLALKGPVGSGSSGINIQCSTIGQMPNNQSINSKVGGSSTHGTWGSLQETCESEVSGTQKVSFSGQPQNITTEMTGPNNTTNFMTSSLPNSGSVQNNELPSNTGAWRVSTMNHPQIQAPSVMNGTSLSHLSNGEPKSGGSYGTTWGAYGSNYSGDKCSSPNGQANGDTVNATLMQPGINGPMGTNFQVNTNKGGGVWESGATNSQNASWGSGNGANSGGSRRGWGTPAQNTGTNIPSVEWSKLPSNQHSNDSANGNGKKFTNGWKSTEEEDQASAASQTTEQNSVWAKTGGTVESEGSTESTGRLEEKATGENQSRDRRKIDQHTLLQSIVNRTDLDPRVLSNSGWGQTPIKQNTAWDTETSPRGERKTDNGTEAWGSSATQTFNSGACTDKTSPTSNDTSSVSGWGDPKPALRWGDSKGSSCQGGWEDDAAATGMVKSNQWGNSKEEKSAWNDSQKSKQGWGDGQKSNQGWSVSASDNWGETSRSNHWGEANKKSSSGGSDSDRSVSGWNELGKTSSFTWGNNINPNNSSGWDESSKPNPSQGWGDPPKSNQSLGWGDSSKPVTSPDWNKQQDIVGSWGIPPATGKPPGTGWLGGPIPAPTKEEEPTGWEEPSPESIRRKMEIDDGTSAWGDPSKYNYKNVNMWNKNVPNGSSRSDQQAQVHQLLPSASAISNKEAGSGSGPKSMQDGWCGDDMPLPGNRPTGWEEEEDVEIGMWNSNSSQELNSSLNWPPYTKKMSSKGLSGKKRRRERGTMKGGNKQEEAWINPFVKQFSNISFSRDSPEENVQSNKMDLSGGMLQDKRMEIDKHSLNIGDYNRTVGKGPGSRPQISKESSMERSPYFDKDGIVADESQNMQFMSSQSMKLPPSNSALPNQALGSIAGLGMQNLNSVRQNGNPSMFGVGNTAAQPRGMQQPPAQPLSSSQPNLRAQVPPPLLSPQVPVSLLKYAPNNGGLNPLFGPQQVAMLNQLSQLNQLSQISQLQRLLAQQQRAQSQRSVPSGNRQQQDQQGRPLSVQQQMMQQSRQLDPSLLVKQQTPPSQQQPLHQPAMKSFLENVMPHTTPELQKGPSPINAFSNFPIGLNSNLNVNMDMNSIKEPQSRLRKWTTVDSISVNTSLDQNSSKHGAISSGFRLEESPFVPYDFMNSSTSPASPPGSIGDGWPRAKSPNGSSSVNWPPEFRPGEPWKGYPNIDPETDPYVTPGSVINNLSINTVREVDHLRDRNSGSSSSLNTTLPSTSAWSSIRASNYNVPLSSTAQSTSARNSDSKLTWSPGSVTNTSLAHELWKVPLPPKNITAPSRPPPGLTGQKPPLSTWDNSPLRVGGGWGNSDARYTPGSSWGESSSGRITNWLVLKNLTPQIDGSTLRTLCMQHGPLITFHLNLPHGNALVRYSSKEEVVKAQKSLHMCVLGNTTILAEFASEEEISRFFAQSQSLTPSPGWQSLGSSQSRLGSLDCSHSFSSRTDLNHWNGAGLSGTNCGDLHGTSLWGTPHYSTSLWGPPSSSDPRGISSPSPINAFLSVDHLGGGGESM